The Tessaracoccus timonensis sequence TGCTTCGCCTCTTGACAGGTGAGGCCAGCAATGCGCTCCCGTTCTGCTCGAAGCTGGGCTCGCTCGTCGTCGAGTGCTTGGCGCGCCGCCGAACGTTCGTCGGTCCACCGCGTTCGCTCAGCCTCAAGCTGGAGTCGCGCTTCGGCGAGCTCCTCGCCTCGGCGATCAGGTTCTGGCTGGGACTGGGATTGGATGGATCGATTCTGCCGAACGAGGACGACCACCACAGCTGTGAGCGCCGTCACCGCGACGATCCACGGCAGCCAATCCATGCACGGTCCTCCTCACCATTCTTCGTCGTACAAATCTACCAGCGTCTCATTCGTCACCTGCATCACAGCGCCCGGCCCGAAACCCCGTCGAGCGAGTGCTCCGGCCAAACGACGCTTGGCCACATGGGGTTCGAGCCCAGACAAGCTGCGCATTTTCCGCTGCGCAACCGCACGGGCTGCGTCAAGCTCGGCGTCATCGTCAATCTCGTCCAAAGCAGCCTGGGCATGCTCGTCGGGCACGCCCTTATTCCGAAGCTCTTGACGGATGCGGCGCTTACCGTGGTGGGAGAACGACGAGCGACTCGCCACCAGCATCGATGCGAACTGCGCGTCGTCCAGCAAACCCACCTCGGTGAAGCGCCCGCATAGTTCGTCGATGAGTTCGTCTGGCACGTTGCGTTTGGCCAAGGCTGTGCGCAGTTCGGCCTCAGAGCGAGGCCGAATGCTCAGCAGGTCGAGGGCGATCTTGCGTGCGAACTCGATGTCAGAAATCGACTTCACCTGTTTCCGGATCGACACCCTCCGGCACGTCCTCGGAGCCATCGATGCCGAGGTGAAGGCGGATACGACGCTCCAGTTCCTCGGCCACGTCGGGGTGTTCCTTCAGGTAGTTACGGGCGTTTTCCTTGCCTTGGCCAAGCTGATCGGATTCGTAGGTGAACCAAGCGCCAGCCTTACGCACGATGCCGGCGTCGACGCCCATGTCAAGCAGAGAGCCCTCGCGGGAGATGCCTTGGCCGTACATGATGTCGAATTCGGCCTGCTTGAACGGCGGAGCCACCTTGTTCTTGACCACCTTGACGCGGGTGCGGTTGCCCACCATCTCGGTGCCATCTTTCAGCGTCTCGATGCGGCGAACGTCGAGGCGCACCGACGAATAGAACTTGAGCGCCCGGCCACCCGTGGTGGTTTCGGGGTTGCCGAACATGACACCGATCTTCTCGCGAAGCTGGTTGATGAAGATGGCTGTGGTGTGGGCGTTCTTGAGCGCGCCCGTCATTTTGCGCAGCGCCTGGCTCATGAGGCGGGCCTGGAGACCGACGTGAGAATCGCCCATTTCGCCCTCGATTTCGGCGCGCGGGGTAAGGGCCGCCACCGAGTCGACGACGATGAGCGCCAGCGCGCCGGAACGCACGAGCGTGTCGGCAATCTCGAGTGCCTGCTCACCGTTATCTGGCTGGGACACGAGCAGCTCGTCGGTGTTCACCCCGAGTTTCTGCGCGTAGTCTGGATCAAGTGCATGCTCGGCGTCGATAAAGGCACAGATGCCGCCCTCCCGCTGTGCATTCGCGATGGCGTGCAGCGCCACGGTGGTTTTACCGCTCGACTCGGGACCGTAGATCTCGACGATGCGCCCGCGGGGAAGCCCCCCGATACCGAGCGCGACATCGAGTGCCACGGACCCGGTGGGAATCACGTCGACGGGGAGCCGTGTTTCTGCGCCAAGGCGCATGACGGAGCCTTTGCCGTGGGTTTTCTCGATCTGGGCGAGTGCGTTTTGGAGCGCCTTCTCGCGATCTGCGACTGCTGCCATGGATGTTCCTCTTCTCAATTCAAAGACGGCGAAGCGTTACGTCCAACACTTTGTCAGCGAGCACTGACAAATTTGCAACGACGCGTTGACCTGTGGATAACTTTCTACACCTAGCGTACCGAACATCTGTTCGATTGCTTGCGCGACACGCGCTTTCCCACACATCACCGTAACCGCTGAGGTAGCTCGAGTTGCTCCCACACCGCGAGCCAGATGCGCTTGCTGTCGATGCCGTCAGCGATGGCCTGCACGACCGTGCGGGAGTCCAGCTGCGCCAGCACCGTGTTCTCCGCCCACACGGGGGCGTAGTCGTGCCCCAGCACGTCATTCAACCTTGCCCACAACTCAACCTCACGCACCCGGCCAAGTATATTTCACTGCATGCATGGTGGCTCGTCGAAGAAGCGCTCCGACCGCCTCGTCGCACTGCTCGATCTGGTGCACGATCGCGGGGCGGTGTCGCTCGTCGAGCTCGCCGAGCAGCTCGGGGCCTCCCCCGCCACAATCCGCCGCGACGTCGCGGCACTGGCATCTCAGGGACTCGTGGAGCGCACGCATGGGGGCGTGCGCCCAGTGGCGTCGGACGATGGAGAGCTGCCGTTCCATCTCCGCGATACGCGTCAGGTGGAGGTGAAACGCGCCATCGGGCGCCGTGCGGCGCTGGAAATCCCGGCAGGGCGGCACGCCGTCGCGCTCACCGGCGGCAGCACGACGGCTGCGGTACTCCGGGAGCTGAGCGACCGAACAGATCTCACTATCATCACCA is a genomic window containing:
- a CDS encoding regulatory protein RecX, translating into MKSISDIEFARKIALDLLSIRPRSEAELRTALAKRNVPDELIDELCGRFTEVGLLDDAQFASMLVASRSSFSHHGKRRIRQELRNKGVPDEHAQAALDEIDDDAELDAARAVAQRKMRSLSGLEPHVAKRRLAGALARRGFGPGAVMQVTNETLVDLYDEEW
- the recA gene encoding recombinase RecA — translated: MAAVADREKALQNALAQIEKTHGKGSVMRLGAETRLPVDVIPTGSVALDVALGIGGLPRGRIVEIYGPESSGKTTVALHAIANAQREGGICAFIDAEHALDPDYAQKLGVNTDELLVSQPDNGEQALEIADTLVRSGALALIVVDSVAALTPRAEIEGEMGDSHVGLQARLMSQALRKMTGALKNAHTTAIFINQLREKIGVMFGNPETTTGGRALKFYSSVRLDVRRIETLKDGTEMVGNRTRVKVVKNKVAPPFKQAEFDIMYGQGISREGSLLDMGVDAGIVRKAGAWFTYESDQLGQGKENARNYLKEHPDVAEELERRIRLHLGIDGSEDVPEGVDPETGEVDF
- a CDS encoding DUF3046 domain-containing protein; protein product: MREVELWARLNDVLGHDYAPVWAENTVLAQLDSRTVVQAIADGIDSKRIWLAVWEQLELPQRLR